In Micromonospora sp. WMMA1363, a genomic segment contains:
- a CDS encoding lysine N(6)-hydroxylase/L-ornithine N(5)-oxygenase family protein → MSTHDFIAVGLGPYNLGLACLTAPIDDLDGLFLEAEDSFDWHPGMLLESTRLQTPFIADLVTFADPTSPYSFLNYLKENGRLYPFYIRESYFPLRAEYNDYCRWAAGRLPNLRFRHTVTAVEYDEADGRYVVHADTPDGPVSHRARHLVLGTGTPPYLPDACAGLGGDLIHNSRYLEQRDTLRAKRSITVVGSGQSAAEIYHDLLADTDTYGYQLNWVTRSPRFFPLEYTKLTLEMTSPDYVDYFHALPEATRYRLESEQKGLFKGINTDLINDIYDLLYAKSLGGPAPTRLLTNTELVDAAYDAGAGRYHLGLRQVEQGRDFTLDTEGLVLATGYHYRVPEFLTPVRDRIRWDGHGRFDVARNYSIDHTGRGIFLQNAGTHTHSITSPDLGMGPYRNSWIIRELTGREHYPIEKNIAFQEFGTPAGAVS, encoded by the coding sequence ATGTCGACCCACGACTTCATCGCCGTCGGGCTGGGCCCGTACAACCTCGGCCTGGCCTGTCTCACCGCACCGATCGACGACCTCGACGGGCTGTTCCTGGAGGCCGAGGACAGCTTCGACTGGCACCCCGGCATGCTGCTCGAATCGACCCGGTTGCAGACGCCGTTCATCGCCGACCTGGTCACCTTCGCCGACCCGACCTCGCCGTACTCCTTCCTCAACTATCTGAAGGAGAACGGCCGGCTCTATCCCTTCTACATCCGGGAGAGCTACTTCCCGCTGCGCGCCGAGTACAACGACTACTGCCGTTGGGCCGCCGGCAGGCTGCCCAACCTGCGCTTCCGGCACACCGTCACCGCCGTCGAGTACGACGAGGCCGACGGCCGCTACGTCGTGCACGCCGACACGCCCGACGGCCCGGTCAGCCATCGGGCGCGGCACCTGGTGCTCGGCACCGGCACCCCGCCCTACCTCCCGGACGCCTGCGCGGGCCTCGGTGGCGACCTGATCCACAACTCCCGCTACCTGGAACAGCGCGACACGCTGCGGGCCAAGCGCAGCATCACGGTCGTCGGCAGCGGGCAGAGCGCCGCCGAGATCTACCACGACCTGCTCGCCGACACCGACACGTACGGCTACCAGCTGAACTGGGTGACCCGCTCGCCCCGCTTCTTCCCCCTCGAGTACACCAAGCTCACCCTGGAGATGACCTCTCCGGACTACGTGGACTACTTCCACGCCCTGCCCGAAGCAACCCGCTACCGGTTGGAATCGGAACAGAAGGGGCTGTTCAAGGGCATCAACACCGACCTGATCAACGACATCTACGACCTGCTCTACGCCAAGAGCCTCGGCGGCCCGGCGCCGACCCGGCTACTGACCAACACCGAACTGGTCGACGCCGCGTACGACGCGGGTGCCGGTCGCTACCACCTGGGCCTGCGCCAGGTCGAACAGGGCCGCGACTTCACCCTGGACACCGAGGGACTCGTGCTGGCCACCGGCTACCACTATCGGGTTCCGGAGTTCCTGACTCCGGTGCGCGACCGGATCCGCTGGGACGGTCACGGCCGGTTCGACGTGGCCCGCAACTACAGCATCGACCACACCGGCCGCGGGATCTTCCTCCAGAACGCCGGCACCCACACCCACAGCATCACCTCACCCGACCTGGGCATGGGCCCGTACCGCAACTCGTGGATCATCCGGGAGCTGACCGGCCGGGAGCACTACCCGATCGAGAAGAACATCGCGTTCCAGGAGTTCGGCACGCCGGCGGGGGCGGTCTCATGA
- a CDS encoding ribonucleoside-diphosphate reductase subunit alpha, protein MTATQEQTAADQPEQRRQVMQVRKRNGDTEPVDVNKIVRAVERWVAELDEVDPLRVATKTISGLYDGASTAELDTLSIQTAAELIGEEPQYSRLAARLLAAYVDKEVRGQQVASFSQSIRYAHGLGLIGDDTAAFVARNARKLDDAVDPAGDLRFEYFGLRTVADRYLLRHPQSRLVVETPQYWLLRVACGLSQTPVEAIGFYRLMSSLAYLPSSPTLFNSGTRHTQMSSCFLVDSPRDELDSIYERYHQVAKLSKFSGGIGISWSRVRGRGALIRGTNGRSNGIVPFLKTLDAGVAAVNQGGRRKGAACVYLEPWHPDIEEFLELRDNTGEDARRTHNLNLANWIPDEFMRRVEADGDWSLIDPSDAPELPDLYGEEFDAAYRIAEKKAVRTVKARDLYGRMMRTLAQTGNGWMTFKDASNRLSNQTGVPGNTIHLSNLCTEILEVNSDTETAVCNLGSINLGAHVTADGVDWAKLRATVRTAVVFLDRVVDINYYPAEQAAASNPRWRPVGLGLMGLQDAFFTLRLPFDSARARELSTRVQEEIYLTALEASAGLAERFGPHPAYAETRAARGELHPELCGTEPTQTERWAALRAAIAAHGLRNSLLVAIAPTATIASIAGCYECIEPQVSNLFKRETMSGEFLQINTYLVRELKARGLWTPQIRDQIKRAEGSVQGISDLPAGARQLFRTAWEIPQRALIDLAAARAPYVDQSQSLNLFIGAPTIGKLSSMYRYAWKSGLKTTYYLRSRPATRIQQATVGVTPATTPVAAVSDAEALACSLENPESCEACQ, encoded by the coding sequence GTGACGGCGACGCAGGAGCAGACCGCAGCCGATCAGCCGGAGCAGCGTCGGCAGGTGATGCAGGTCCGCAAACGCAACGGCGACACCGAGCCGGTGGACGTCAACAAGATCGTCCGGGCGGTTGAGCGGTGGGTCGCCGAGTTGGACGAGGTGGACCCGCTGCGGGTCGCGACGAAGACGATCAGCGGCCTCTACGACGGGGCGAGCACCGCGGAGCTGGACACGTTGTCGATCCAGACGGCGGCGGAGCTGATCGGTGAGGAACCGCAGTACTCCAGGCTGGCGGCGCGGCTGCTGGCCGCGTACGTGGACAAGGAGGTCCGTGGGCAGCAGGTGGCGAGCTTCAGCCAGTCCATCCGGTACGCGCACGGCCTGGGACTGATCGGCGACGACACGGCCGCGTTCGTGGCCCGCAACGCCCGCAAGCTGGACGACGCCGTGGACCCGGCCGGTGACCTTCGGTTCGAGTACTTCGGACTGCGCACCGTCGCGGACCGGTACCTGTTGCGGCACCCGCAGTCGCGGCTGGTGGTGGAGACACCGCAGTACTGGCTGCTGCGGGTGGCCTGCGGGTTGTCACAGACGCCGGTCGAGGCGATCGGGTTCTACCGGCTGATGTCGTCGCTGGCGTACCTGCCCAGCTCGCCGACGCTGTTCAACTCGGGCACCCGGCACACTCAGATGTCGTCGTGTTTCCTGGTCGACTCGCCTCGCGACGAGCTGGACTCGATCTACGAGCGTTACCACCAGGTCGCCAAGCTGTCGAAGTTCTCCGGTGGCATCGGCATCTCCTGGTCGCGGGTACGCGGCCGGGGCGCGCTGATCCGCGGCACGAACGGCCGGTCGAACGGTATCGTGCCGTTCCTCAAGACCCTCGACGCCGGCGTCGCGGCGGTCAACCAGGGCGGCCGGCGCAAGGGCGCGGCCTGCGTCTACCTGGAGCCGTGGCATCCGGACATCGAGGAGTTCCTGGAGCTGCGGGACAACACCGGTGAGGACGCGCGGCGCACCCACAACCTGAACCTGGCCAACTGGATCCCGGACGAGTTCATGCGTCGGGTCGAGGCGGACGGCGACTGGTCCCTGATCGATCCGTCGGACGCGCCGGAACTGCCCGACCTGTACGGCGAGGAGTTCGACGCCGCCTACCGGATCGCGGAGAAGAAGGCCGTCCGGACGGTCAAGGCCCGGGACCTGTACGGACGGATGATGCGCACCCTGGCGCAGACCGGCAACGGGTGGATGACGTTCAAGGACGCGTCGAACCGACTGTCCAACCAGACCGGCGTGCCGGGCAACACGATCCACCTGTCCAACCTGTGCACCGAGATCCTCGAGGTCAACAGCGACACCGAGACCGCGGTGTGCAACCTGGGCTCGATCAACCTCGGGGCGCACGTCACCGCGGACGGCGTCGACTGGGCGAAGCTGCGGGCGACGGTCCGCACCGCGGTGGTGTTCCTGGACCGGGTGGTCGACATCAACTACTACCCGGCCGAGCAGGCGGCGGCGTCGAACCCGCGCTGGCGGCCGGTCGGGCTCGGGCTGATGGGCCTGCAGGACGCGTTCTTCACCCTGCGCCTGCCGTTCGACTCGGCGCGGGCCCGGGAGCTGTCCACCCGCGTACAGGAAGAGATCTACCTGACCGCCCTGGAGGCCTCGGCCGGGCTGGCCGAGCGCTTCGGCCCGCACCCGGCGTACGCCGAGACCCGCGCGGCCAGGGGTGAGCTGCACCCGGAGCTGTGCGGCACCGAGCCCACCCAGACCGAGCGGTGGGCCGCGCTGCGCGCGGCGATCGCCGCACACGGCCTGCGTAACTCGTTGCTGGTCGCGATCGCTCCGACCGCCACGATCGCCTCGATCGCCGGCTGCTACGAGTGCATCGAGCCGCAGGTGTCCAACCTGTTCAAGCGCGAGACGATGTCCGGCGAGTTCCTCCAGATCAACACGTACCTGGTCCGTGAGCTCAAGGCGCGTGGGCTGTGGACGCCGCAGATCCGGGACCAGATCAAGCGCGCCGAAGGGTCGGTGCAGGGGATCAGTGACCTGCCAGCGGGCGCGCGGCAGTTGTTCCGCACCGCGTGGGAGATCCCGCAGCGGGCGCTGATCGACCTAGCCGCCGCCCGGGCACCCTACGTCGACCAGTCCCAGTCGCTGAACCTGTTCATCGGCGCACCGACCATCGGCAAGCTTTCGTCGATGTACCGCTACGCCTGGAAGTCCGGGCTGAAGACCACCTACTACCTGCGCTCGCGTCCCGCGACACGCATCCAGCAGGCCACCGTCGGTGTCACGCCGGCGACCACGCCGGTCGCCGCGGTGAGCGACGCCGAGGCGTTGGCCTGTTCCCTGGAAAACCCCGAGAGCTGCGAGGCCTGCCAGTGA
- a CDS encoding siderophore-interacting protein, which produces MKRNWEGLVLKAMGGRDFRLTVLGTESVDGHYQRLRLDGGGLLESCGVHPTMWIRLWFDNDGRAHQRAYTLVDPDLETGRFTLEFAIHDGCAARWATTAQVGDTIEATVQGSAFQLPEPAPGHLYLVGDAASLPAVNSLLDAGADIPATVWLEYAHEGEMALTPRARAHHGVTWVPRRDGGQHLVDTVCAALTAGDTAHYWVACEAASTRSISRHIRRTLGVDKRQVTSLGYWKAF; this is translated from the coding sequence GTGAAACGGAACTGGGAGGGCCTGGTGCTCAAGGCCATGGGAGGCCGGGACTTCCGGTTGACCGTACTGGGCACCGAGTCGGTCGACGGGCACTACCAGCGCCTACGCCTCGACGGTGGTGGATTGCTGGAGTCCTGCGGCGTCCATCCGACGATGTGGATCCGGTTGTGGTTCGACAACGACGGTCGAGCCCACCAGCGGGCGTACACGCTGGTGGACCCGGACCTGGAGACCGGGCGGTTCACCCTGGAGTTCGCCATCCACGACGGCTGCGCCGCGCGCTGGGCCACCACCGCACAGGTCGGCGACACCATCGAAGCGACCGTGCAGGGCAGCGCGTTCCAGCTACCCGAACCCGCCCCCGGGCACCTCTACCTGGTCGGGGACGCGGCGTCGCTACCCGCGGTCAACAGCCTGCTCGACGCCGGCGCCGACATCCCCGCGACGGTCTGGCTGGAATACGCGCACGAGGGTGAGATGGCGCTGACACCGCGGGCCCGGGCCCACCACGGGGTGACCTGGGTGCCCCGCCGGGACGGTGGCCAGCACCTGGTCGACACGGTCTGCGCCGCCCTGACCGCCGGCGACACCGCCCACTACTGGGTGGCCTGCGAGGCGGCCAGCACCCGCAGCATCAGCCGACACATCCGGCGCACCCTGGGCGTCGACAAGCGCCAGGTCACCTCGCTCGGCTACTGGAAGGCCTTTTGA
- a CDS encoding MFS transporter, giving the protein MGRLGTLTALYVTQYLGIGFITVGLTAILRDGGTSLETLALVQVVGLIWPIKFLWAPVLDRYGSRHRGHYRSWLLVLQAALVLALLALLPFSRPTEQLGAVIAICAAFVFFSATQDIAADAVAVRLLATSERGTGNGIQVAASYLGNLLGGGACVLVYDRFGWVPAIGLLATLTATGLLVVWRFREPDRTDRVVRIGVAYRALLSVFRQPGCRWWTFGVVPLVYVGAGMAYALITPALVDAGWSLGRIGVVTGVVTSVPAIVAGLVAGLGIGRFGRSGVLVAGGAALAVSTMLLLPLMNGRAPLAGTVAALCCFLAAYTIANVVLYTVNMDYSRPGTGGTDFTMLSSFGLVCSFVAASLGLAAADRFGYPAVAVASVVLVAAGVVVGLAHQRRFLPSGQAGQPAARDAVPTTV; this is encoded by the coding sequence ATGGGCCGGCTCGGCACCCTGACCGCGCTCTACGTCACCCAGTATCTCGGCATCGGCTTCATCACGGTCGGCCTGACCGCCATCCTGCGTGACGGCGGCACCTCGCTGGAAACCCTGGCGCTGGTGCAGGTCGTCGGCCTGATCTGGCCGATCAAGTTCCTCTGGGCGCCGGTCCTGGACCGCTACGGCTCCCGGCACCGCGGCCACTACCGTTCCTGGCTGCTCGTGCTCCAGGCGGCCCTGGTGCTGGCCCTGCTGGCGCTGCTGCCGTTCTCCCGTCCGACCGAACAGCTCGGCGCGGTCATCGCGATCTGCGCCGCGTTCGTCTTCTTCTCCGCAACCCAGGACATCGCGGCCGACGCGGTCGCCGTTCGGTTGCTCGCCACGTCGGAACGGGGCACCGGCAACGGCATCCAGGTGGCCGCGAGCTACCTCGGCAATCTGCTCGGCGGCGGCGCGTGCGTGCTGGTCTACGACCGGTTCGGCTGGGTGCCGGCGATCGGGCTGCTGGCCACGCTGACGGCGACCGGCCTGCTGGTGGTGTGGCGGTTCCGGGAGCCGGACCGCACCGACCGGGTGGTCCGGATCGGCGTCGCCTACCGGGCGCTGCTGTCGGTGTTCCGCCAGCCCGGCTGCCGGTGGTGGACCTTCGGCGTGGTGCCGCTGGTCTACGTCGGCGCGGGGATGGCGTACGCCCTGATCACGCCAGCCCTGGTGGACGCCGGCTGGTCGCTGGGCCGGATCGGCGTGGTGACCGGGGTGGTGACCAGCGTGCCCGCCATCGTGGCTGGCCTGGTCGCGGGCCTCGGCATCGGACGGTTCGGGCGCAGCGGCGTGCTGGTGGCCGGCGGAGCCGCCCTGGCGGTGTCGACGATGCTGCTGCTGCCGCTGATGAACGGTCGCGCCCCGCTGGCCGGAACCGTCGCCGCGCTGTGCTGCTTCCTCGCCGCGTACACGATCGCCAACGTGGTGCTCTACACCGTCAACATGGACTATTCCCGGCCGGGGACCGGCGGCACCGACTTCACCATGCTGTCGTCGTTCGGGCTGGTCTGCTCCTTTGTGGCCGCCTCCCTCGGCCTCGCGGCCGCCGACCGGTTCGGCTATCCCGCGGTCGCCGTGGCGTCCGTCGTGCTGGTCGCCGCCGGGGTCGTGGTCGGACTTGCCCACCAGCGGCGGTTCCTACCGTCCGGGCAGGCCGGACAGCCCGCTGCGCGGGACGCCGTGCCGACCACGGTGTGA
- a CDS encoding GNAT family N-acetyltransferase: MIYQQQIPVLGELTLVAVEPDRHAELLHGWVTQPRNSFWGMGSHGLDEVRETYAFLDGLDTHHAYLILLDGEPVGLFQTYQPEADPVGERYPVQPGDVGMHLLLSPSRRYACGLTTAVGPALVRFLLRDPAVQRIVVEPDVRNEAALRRLRAEGFVLASEIDMPDKRAQLAFLTRHRFETDHPAGVAG; encoded by the coding sequence GTGATCTACCAGCAGCAGATTCCCGTCCTCGGCGAGCTGACGCTCGTGGCGGTGGAACCCGACCGGCACGCCGAACTGCTGCACGGCTGGGTGACCCAACCCCGCAACTCGTTCTGGGGCATGGGCTCGCACGGCCTCGACGAGGTACGCGAGACCTACGCGTTCCTCGACGGGCTGGACACCCACCACGCCTACCTCATCCTGCTGGACGGCGAGCCGGTCGGCCTGTTCCAGACCTACCAACCGGAGGCGGACCCGGTGGGTGAGCGTTACCCGGTCCAGCCGGGCGACGTCGGCATGCACCTGCTGCTCAGCCCGTCCCGGCGCTACGCGTGCGGGCTCACCACGGCCGTCGGCCCCGCCCTGGTCCGCTTCCTGCTGCGCGACCCGGCCGTTCAGCGGATCGTCGTCGAGCCGGACGTCCGCAACGAGGCAGCCCTGCGCCGGTTGCGGGCCGAGGGCTTCGTGCTGGCCTCCGAGATCGACATGCCGGACAAGCGCGCGCAGTTGGCCTTCCTGACCCGCCACCGCTTCGAGACGGACCACCCGGCTGGCGTCGCCGGCTGA
- a CDS encoding NTP transferase domain-containing protein, whose amino-acid sequence MPEPGHRAIRSPAGAGLEAEGPVAGLVLAAGAGRRYGGPKALVGYEGRPLVLRARDTLAAGGCAPVLVVVGAHAEAVTALVGSGVVRNPAWVTGMGSSLRAGLAALETTAVTAVVVLLVDTPDIGVEAVRRVVAAARPDALVVAGYRGRRWGHPVLLGREHWVGVAASATMDRGARDYLRQRRAVVRVVPCADIADCRDLDVPRAEPM is encoded by the coding sequence ATGCCGGAACCGGGGCACCGTGCGATCCGTTCGCCGGCGGGTGCGGGGCTGGAGGCGGAGGGTCCCGTCGCGGGGCTGGTGCTCGCCGCCGGGGCGGGACGGCGGTACGGCGGGCCGAAGGCACTGGTGGGATACGAAGGCCGGCCGCTGGTGCTGCGCGCGCGAGACACGCTGGCGGCCGGCGGTTGCGCTCCCGTGCTCGTGGTGGTCGGAGCACACGCGGAAGCCGTCACGGCGCTGGTCGGCTCGGGTGTCGTCCGAAATCCGGCATGGGTGACCGGCATGGGTTCGTCCCTGCGGGCGGGGCTGGCGGCACTGGAGACAACTGCCGTCACGGCCGTGGTGGTGCTCCTGGTCGACACACCCGACATCGGCGTCGAGGCGGTGCGCCGGGTGGTTGCCGCCGCCCGACCCGACGCCCTGGTCGTCGCCGGCTATCGGGGACGCCGGTGGGGACACCCGGTGCTCCTCGGGCGCGAGCACTGGGTCGGCGTCGCCGCCAGTGCCACGATGGACCGGGGCGCCCGCGACTACCTCCGTCAGCGCCGTGCAGTCGTCCGGGTCGTACCGTGCGCGGACATCGCCGACTGCCGGGACCTCGACGTGCCCCGCGCAGAGCCGATGTGA
- a CDS encoding GNAT family N-acetyltransferase, with the protein MTVFTRVDDRLGEFALRTLDPDADAALLHGWITHPKASFWLMQDADVTRVAEEYRRIAAHPHHDAYLGLWRGEPAFLAERYDPARVELVGLHDTHPGDVGMHFLCAPTETPVHGFTRAVITTVLAWLFADPATRRVVVEPDVRNTAVHALNAAVGFTVVGPIRKPEKDALLSVCTRDQFLAATRGEVPA; encoded by the coding sequence ATGACGGTCTTCACCCGGGTCGACGACCGGCTCGGCGAGTTCGCGCTGCGCACCCTCGACCCCGACGCCGACGCGGCGCTGCTGCACGGTTGGATCACCCACCCCAAGGCGTCGTTCTGGCTGATGCAGGACGCGGACGTCACGCGCGTCGCCGAGGAGTACCGGCGGATCGCCGCCCACCCGCACCACGACGCGTACCTGGGGCTGTGGCGCGGGGAGCCGGCCTTCCTCGCCGAGCGGTACGACCCCGCCCGGGTCGAACTCGTCGGGTTGCACGACACCCACCCCGGCGACGTCGGCATGCACTTCCTCTGCGCGCCCACCGAAACCCCGGTGCACGGCTTCACCCGGGCGGTGATCACCACCGTGCTGGCCTGGCTCTTCGCGGACCCGGCGACCCGGCGGGTCGTCGTGGAACCGGACGTGCGCAACACCGCCGTGCACGCGCTCAACGCCGCGGTCGGCTTCACCGTCGTCGGCCCGATCCGGAAGCCCGAGAAGGACGCCCTGCTCAGCGTCTGCACCCGAGACCAGTTCCTGGCCGCGACCCGAGGAGAGGTGCCCGCGTGA
- a CDS encoding aspartate aminotransferase family protein has protein sequence MSPIGSPRDTAPADADPGLSAARAHLFNAGSVERFRDVLARGVNRIADRVADADQPFTGVTPDALAPLIAGVDLDRPLGDTDAALDELHDVWLRDAVWFHHPRYLAHLNCPVVIPALLGEAVLSAVNSSVDTWDQSVGATLMERHLIEWTAGRIGLGTTADGVFTSGGTQSNLQAMLLAREEACRRVVGGAATRPARPQVLARLRIITSVAGHFSVQKAAKLLGLGADAVLTVPTDAGRRMRTDDLATTIDRCRRDGLVVMAVVATAGTTDFGTIDPLPEIADICTAAGVWLHVDAAYGCGLLVSPTRRHLLDGIERADSVTVDYHKSFFQPVSSSALLVRDGRVLRHATWHADYLNPVRAVEQGIPNQVDKSIQTTRRFDAGKLWLTLRIMGPDAIGALFDRVVDLAAEAWRLLDTDPRFEVAARPQLSTVVFRHVPPDAGPSLVDDANLHARDALATSGAALVAGTKVDGAHYLKLTLLNPETTIDDIAAVLNLIADHAAWYAQTTATAELTCPVG, from the coding sequence ATGAGTCCGATTGGTAGCCCGCGCGACACCGCGCCCGCCGACGCCGACCCCGGCTTGTCCGCGGCTCGGGCCCACCTGTTCAACGCCGGTTCCGTCGAGCGCTTCCGGGACGTGCTGGCCCGCGGCGTCAACCGGATCGCCGACCGGGTGGCCGACGCGGACCAGCCGTTCACCGGCGTCACCCCGGACGCGCTCGCCCCCCTGATCGCCGGTGTCGACCTGGACCGGCCGCTGGGCGACACCGACGCGGCCCTCGACGAGCTGCACGACGTCTGGCTGCGGGACGCGGTGTGGTTCCACCACCCCCGGTACCTGGCTCACCTCAACTGCCCGGTGGTGATCCCGGCGCTGCTCGGTGAGGCGGTGCTCAGCGCGGTCAACTCCTCCGTGGACACCTGGGACCAGAGCGTCGGCGCCACCCTGATGGAGCGGCACCTGATCGAGTGGACGGCCGGGCGGATCGGCCTCGGCACCACCGCCGACGGCGTGTTCACCAGCGGTGGAACCCAGTCGAACCTGCAGGCGATGTTGTTGGCGCGGGAGGAGGCGTGCCGCCGGGTGGTCGGCGGTGCCGCCACCCGACCGGCCCGGCCGCAGGTGCTGGCCCGGCTGCGGATCATCACGTCGGTCGCCGGGCACTTCAGCGTGCAGAAGGCCGCCAAGCTGCTCGGCCTGGGCGCGGACGCGGTCCTCACCGTACCGACCGACGCGGGACGTCGGATGCGCACCGACGACCTGGCCACCACCATCGACCGCTGCCGGCGCGACGGCCTGGTGGTGATGGCCGTCGTGGCCACCGCCGGCACCACCGACTTCGGCACCATCGACCCGCTGCCGGAGATCGCCGACATCTGCACGGCGGCCGGGGTGTGGCTGCACGTCGACGCCGCGTACGGCTGCGGACTGCTGGTCTCCCCCACCCGCCGGCACCTGCTCGACGGCATCGAACGGGCCGACTCGGTGACCGTCGACTACCACAAGTCCTTCTTCCAGCCGGTCAGCTCGAGCGCCCTGCTGGTACGCGACGGCCGGGTGCTGCGCCACGCGACCTGGCACGCCGACTACCTCAACCCGGTCCGCGCGGTCGAACAGGGCATCCCCAACCAGGTCGACAAGAGCATCCAGACCACCCGCCGGTTCGACGCGGGCAAACTCTGGCTCACCCTGCGGATCATGGGGCCGGACGCGATCGGCGCTCTCTTCGACCGGGTCGTCGATCTCGCGGCCGAGGCGTGGCGACTGTTGGACACGGATCCCCGTTTCGAGGTGGCGGCCCGGCCGCAGCTGAGCACCGTGGTCTTCCGCCATGTGCCACCCGACGCCGGCCCGAGCCTGGTCGACGACGCCAACCTGCACGCCCGCGACGCCCTGGCCACCTCCGGCGCCGCCCTGGTCGCCGGCACCAAGGTGGACGGCGCCCACTACCTGAAGCTCACCCTGCTCAACCCCGAGACCACCATCGACGACATCGCCGCAGTCCTCAACCTCATCGCCGACCACGCCGCCTGGTACGCGCAGACCACGGCCACCGCCGAGCTGACCTGCCCGGTCGGCTGA
- a CDS encoding ribonucleotide-diphosphate reductase subunit beta → MLLDPGMDLTLRPMRYPHFFDRFKDAIRNTWTVEEVDLHADLADLAKLSPAERHLVSRLVAFFATGDTIVANNLVLNLYQHVNSPEGRLYLSRQLFEEAVHVQFYLNLLDTYVPDEKERFAAFAAIENIPSIRRKAEFCFRWIDSVFELRELRSREDRRAFLLNLICFAACIEGLFFYGAFAYVYFLRSRGLLNGLASGTNWVFRDESMHMAFAFDVVDTVRREEPELFDAEVERQVTEMLSEAVECEAQFAEDLLEQGVSGLSPADMREYLQHVADRRLAQLGIAPRYGSTNPFAFMDLQDVQELSNFFERRVSAYQVGVTGSVTFDDDF, encoded by the coding sequence ATGCTGCTCGACCCCGGCATGGACCTGACCCTGCGGCCGATGCGCTACCCGCACTTCTTCGACCGGTTCAAGGACGCCATCCGCAACACCTGGACCGTCGAGGAGGTGGACCTGCACGCTGACCTCGCCGACCTGGCGAAGCTCTCGCCCGCCGAGCGGCATTTGGTGTCCCGGCTGGTCGCGTTCTTCGCCACCGGTGACACCATCGTCGCCAACAACCTGGTGCTCAACCTCTACCAGCACGTCAATTCCCCGGAGGGTCGGCTCTACCTGTCCCGGCAGCTGTTCGAGGAGGCCGTGCACGTCCAGTTCTACCTGAACCTGCTCGACACCTACGTGCCCGACGAGAAGGAGCGGTTCGCGGCGTTCGCCGCGATCGAGAACATCCCCTCCATCCGGCGCAAGGCCGAGTTCTGCTTCCGCTGGATCGACTCCGTCTTCGAGCTGCGCGAGCTACGGAGCCGGGAGGACCGCCGGGCGTTCCTGCTCAACCTCATCTGCTTCGCCGCGTGCATCGAGGGGTTGTTCTTCTACGGCGCGTTCGCCTACGTCTACTTCCTGCGGTCCCGGGGTCTGCTCAACGGGCTCGCCTCCGGCACCAACTGGGTGTTCCGCGACGAGTCCATGCACATGGCATTCGCCTTCGACGTGGTGGACACCGTCCGGCGGGAGGAACCCGAGCTGTTCGACGCCGAGGTGGAACGGCAGGTCACCGAGATGCTCTCCGAGGCGGTCGAGTGCGAGGCCCAGTTCGCCGAGGACCTCCTGGAGCAGGGCGTCTCCGGGCTGTCGCCGGCCGACATGCGGGAGTATCTGCAGCACGTCGCCGACCGCCGGCTCGCCCAACTCGGCATCGCCCCGCGCTACGGCTCGACCAACCCGTTCGCGTTCATGGACCTGCAGGATGTACAGGAGCTGTCGAACTTCTTCGAACGGCGGGTTTCCGCGTACCAGGTCGGTGTCACCGGGAGCGTCACCTTCGACGACGACTTCTGA